One window from the genome of Streptomyces sp. WZ-12 encodes:
- a CDS encoding aldehyde dehydrogenase family protein, translating to MSGTGAGGGGVGAGGRPLVQPLFIGGEWVEPDGGHYAVLDPATEEVVGYAPEAGRAQVAAAVDAARAAFDGWSRTAPEERAAVLSRAARVIRRESARYAELAQAESGATTGTARALQVGVSAARFARYARGALEPVETAVPPQINEAGPMGGGGVFGAVAVRRPVGVVTCITSYNNPWANAAGKVAPALAMGNTVVVKPAPQDPLSVYRMAEALAEAGVPPGVVNVVSGSRPEVGEAAVAADGVDMVSFTGSTAVGRRIAEECGRGMKRQLMELGGKGAALVFDDADLALAVSGIGTTFSFYSGQICTAPTRVLAQRGIYERLVAGLARYAERLTVGDPRRPGTVVGPVISAAHRDRVEGYLALAVKEGARLVTGGERPDPARGFYVAPTLFADCTAAMRAVREEIFGPVVTVVPFDDEEEGIDLANDSDYGLLDYVWSGDVARAFRVAGRLRAGGVGVNTVGRNMEAPFGGFKRSGVGRDVGSYALHAYSELQAIVWPG from the coding sequence GTGAGCGGAACCGGAGCCGGGGGCGGGGGAGTTGGCGCCGGCGGGCGGCCGTTGGTCCAGCCGCTGTTCATCGGCGGGGAGTGGGTGGAGCCCGACGGCGGGCACTACGCCGTGCTCGACCCGGCGACCGAGGAGGTCGTCGGGTACGCCCCGGAGGCCGGCCGGGCGCAGGTCGCGGCGGCGGTGGACGCGGCCCGGGCCGCCTTCGACGGCTGGTCGCGGACCGCGCCCGAGGAGCGCGCGGCCGTCCTCTCCCGGGCCGCGCGGGTGATCCGCCGGGAGTCCGCCCGCTACGCGGAGCTGGCGCAGGCGGAGAGCGGTGCGACGACCGGGACGGCGCGCGCCCTCCAGGTCGGGGTCTCCGCGGCCCGCTTCGCCCGGTACGCGCGCGGCGCGCTGGAACCGGTGGAGACCGCGGTGCCGCCGCAGATCAACGAGGCCGGGCCGATGGGCGGCGGGGGCGTCTTCGGCGCGGTCGCGGTGCGCCGCCCGGTGGGCGTGGTCACCTGCATCACCTCCTACAACAACCCGTGGGCCAACGCGGCGGGGAAGGTCGCGCCGGCGCTGGCGATGGGCAACACGGTGGTGGTCAAGCCGGCCCCGCAGGACCCGCTGTCGGTGTACCGGATGGCCGAGGCGCTGGCGGAGGCCGGTGTTCCGCCCGGGGTGGTCAACGTCGTCAGCGGGTCGCGGCCGGAGGTCGGCGAGGCCGCGGTGGCCGCGGACGGCGTGGACATGGTCAGCTTCACCGGCTCCACCGCGGTCGGGCGGCGGATCGCCGAGGAGTGCGGCCGCGGGATGAAGCGGCAGCTCATGGAGTTGGGCGGCAAGGGCGCGGCGCTGGTCTTCGACGACGCCGACCTGGCCTTGGCGGTGTCCGGCATCGGCACCACCTTCTCCTTCTACAGCGGCCAGATCTGCACCGCGCCGACCCGGGTGCTGGCCCAACGCGGCATCTACGAACGGCTGGTGGCGGGGCTGGCCCGGTACGCGGAGCGGCTGACCGTCGGCGATCCGCGCCGGCCGGGCACGGTCGTCGGGCCGGTGATCTCCGCCGCGCACCGGGACCGCGTCGAGGGGTACCTCGCGCTCGCGGTGAAGGAGGGGGCGCGCCTGGTCACCGGCGGCGAACGGCCGGATCCGGCGCGCGGCTTCTACGTGGCGCCGACGCTCTTCGCGGACTGCACGGCCGCCATGCGGGCGGTCCGCGAGGAGATCTTCGGGCCGGTGGTGACGGTGGTCCCCTTCGACGACGAGGAGGAGGGCATCGATCTGGCCAACGACAGCGACTACGGGCTGCTGGACTACGTCTGGTCCGGCGATGTGGCCCGCGCCTTCCGGGTGGCGGGGCGGCTGCGGGCCGGCGGGGTCGGCGTCAACACCGTCGGCCGGAACATGGAGGCGCCGTTCGGCGGCTTCAAGCGCAGCGGGGTCGGGCGGGACGTCGGCTCCTACGCGCTGCACGCGTACAGCGAGCTCCAGGCGATCGTGTGGCCGGGGTGA
- a CDS encoding APC family permease has translation MVQVDPRPQTGDTVTSVAATGSSARGGSGDTRNKGLSGNSVGLLGSAVIGVSTVAPVYCLTSTLGPTVGEVGVQMPAVFLAGFLPMLLVAFAYRELNKAVPDCGTSFTWTVKAFGPRVGWMCGWGLVIATIIVLSNLAGIATSFFYLLLGELTGSPAIAALDHNRIAHVLTCLAFIALATAISYRGMTATKGVQYTLVGLQLAVLAVFVALAVVKARSGDFAGSLHFSWTWLDPFAVQSFSAFTAGLSLSIFMFWGWDTCLTVNEETAGSAKTPGRAALLAMVVLIGSYLLTAVAAQMFAGVGGKGLGLGNPQTADNVFAALANPVMGTVLGVLLFVAVLASAAASLQTTFIPVARTVLAMSTYEALPASFAKIHPRFRSPGKATIAAGVATGVFYAVMSFISQNVLIDTIYALGLMICFYYSITAFACAWFFRRALLGSARDLFFKGVFPLLGGLLLAAVFGKTLIDMWNPAYGSGSSVLGIGSVFLIGVGLLLLGAVLMLIMQRRSPAFFRGEILTTATPALAAEE, from the coding sequence ATGGTTCAGGTTGACCCCCGGCCCCAGACCGGAGACACGGTAACGAGCGTCGCCGCTACCGGCAGTAGCGCCCGCGGCGGCTCCGGCGACACCCGGAACAAGGGCCTCAGCGGCAACTCCGTCGGCCTGCTCGGCAGCGCGGTCATCGGCGTCTCCACCGTCGCCCCCGTCTACTGCCTCACCTCGACCCTCGGCCCCACGGTCGGCGAGGTCGGCGTGCAGATGCCCGCCGTCTTCCTGGCCGGATTCCTGCCGATGCTGCTGGTCGCCTTCGCCTACCGCGAGTTGAACAAGGCCGTCCCGGACTGCGGAACCTCCTTCACCTGGACCGTCAAGGCGTTCGGGCCGCGGGTCGGCTGGATGTGCGGCTGGGGCCTGGTGATCGCCACCATCATCGTGCTCTCCAACCTGGCCGGCATCGCCACCTCCTTCTTCTACCTCCTGCTCGGCGAACTCACCGGCAGCCCCGCGATCGCCGCCCTGGACCACAACCGGATCGCGCACGTCCTGACCTGCCTGGCCTTCATCGCCCTCGCCACCGCCATCAGCTACCGCGGAATGACCGCCACCAAGGGCGTGCAGTACACCCTTGTCGGCCTCCAACTCGCCGTGCTCGCCGTGTTCGTGGCGCTGGCCGTGGTCAAGGCCCGCTCCGGGGACTTCGCCGGCTCCCTGCACTTCTCCTGGACCTGGCTCGACCCCTTCGCGGTGCAGTCCTTCTCCGCCTTCACCGCCGGACTCTCCCTCTCGATCTTCATGTTCTGGGGCTGGGACACCTGTCTGACGGTGAACGAGGAGACCGCCGGCAGCGCGAAGACCCCAGGCCGCGCCGCCCTGTTGGCCATGGTCGTGCTGATCGGCTCCTACCTGCTCACCGCCGTCGCCGCGCAGATGTTCGCCGGCGTCGGCGGCAAGGGCCTCGGGCTGGGCAACCCGCAGACCGCTGACAACGTCTTCGCCGCCCTCGCCAACCCCGTCATGGGCACCGTGCTCGGCGTGCTGCTCTTCGTCGCCGTCCTCGCCTCGGCCGCCGCCAGCCTCCAGACCACCTTCATCCCCGTCGCCCGCACCGTGTTGGCGATGAGCACCTACGAGGCGCTGCCGGCGTCCTTCGCCAAGATCCACCCACGCTTCCGCTCGCCGGGCAAGGCCACCATCGCCGCCGGCGTCGCCACCGGCGTCTTCTACGCCGTGATGAGCTTCATCAGCCAGAACGTGCTGATCGACACCATCTACGCGCTGGGCCTCATGATCTGCTTCTACTACTCGATCACCGCCTTCGCCTGTGCCTGGTTCTTCCGGCGTGCCCTGCTGGGCTCCGCCCGCGACCTCTTCTTCAAGGGCGTCTTCCCGTTGCTGGGCGGGCTCCTGTTGGCCGCGGTCTTCGGCAAGACCCTGATCGACATGTGGAACCCGGCCTACGGATCGGGCAGTTCGGTCCTCGGCATCGGCTCGGTCTTCCTCATCGGCGTCGGCCTGCTCCTCCTCGGCGCCGTCCTCATGCTGATCATGCAACGCCGCAGCCCCGCCTTCTTCCGCGGCGAAATCCTCACCACGGCCACGCCGGCGTTGGCGGCGGAGGAGTAG
- a CDS encoding CehA/McbA family metallohydrolase, with protein MERREVLKLSAGAGAAGALTLGRVSFAEAAPAAGQGGGGPGGRGPAERTRTVRGHLPPGAPDFVYVPVDVPRGVKEIAVAYRYDRPSVPDGTAGNACDIGIFDERGTELGGAGFRGWSGGARSEFFVRADDATPGYLPGPINAGTWHLALGPYTVAPQGLNYEVTVTLRHGPPGKTPTPVHPPERARGRGRAWYRGDNHLHSVYSDGKRTPAQIAALARAARLDFLTTTEHNTTASHGAWEGLWGDDLLILTGEEVTTRNGHVVAMGTDPGVFIDWRYRARDNAFGRYARAIRRAGGLVIPAHPHATCVGCNWKFGLNEADAVEVWNGPYGPDDEITLAEWDNTLVAHVRGGRGPWLPAVGHSDAHRDPDVVGLPQTVVLADDLSRPALQDGIRAGRVWIAESSAVDLSFAVTGERGEHAGIGQRLELPGGARVTARLTVSGAPGCAVSFVTDQGVRHTAPLPPSGAGTVTWSTTPDNAAYIRTELRHPSTTTALPGPMAALTNPIFLGDW; from the coding sequence ATGGAGCGACGCGAGGTACTGAAACTGTCGGCGGGCGCCGGTGCGGCGGGGGCGCTGACGCTGGGGCGGGTGAGCTTCGCCGAGGCGGCGCCGGCCGCCGGGCAGGGCGGAGGCGGGCCGGGCGGAAGAGGGCCGGCCGAGCGGACCCGCACGGTCCGGGGCCATCTGCCGCCCGGCGCACCGGACTTCGTCTACGTACCGGTCGACGTCCCGCGCGGCGTAAAGGAGATCGCGGTCGCCTACCGCTACGACAGGCCGAGCGTGCCCGACGGCACCGCGGGGAACGCCTGCGACATCGGCATCTTCGACGAGCGCGGCACGGAGCTGGGCGGTGCCGGCTTCCGCGGCTGGTCGGGCGGGGCGCGGTCGGAGTTCTTCGTGCGCGCCGACGACGCCACCCCGGGCTACCTCCCGGGCCCGATCAACGCCGGCACCTGGCACCTCGCCCTCGGCCCGTACACGGTCGCCCCGCAGGGGCTGAACTACGAGGTCACCGTCACCCTGCGACACGGTCCCCCGGGGAAGACCCCGACGCCCGTCCATCCGCCCGAGCGGGCCCGGGGCCGCGGCCGCGCCTGGTACCGCGGGGACAACCACCTGCACTCCGTCTACTCCGACGGCAAGCGCACCCCGGCCCAGATCGCGGCCCTGGCCAGGGCCGCCCGGCTGGACTTCCTCACCACCACCGAGCACAACACCACCGCCAGCCACGGCGCTTGGGAGGGCCTGTGGGGCGACGACCTGCTGATCCTGACCGGTGAGGAGGTGACCACCCGCAACGGGCACGTGGTGGCGATGGGCACCGACCCCGGTGTCTTCATCGACTGGCGCTACCGCGCGCGGGACAACGCCTTCGGCCGGTACGCGCGCGCCATCCGCCGGGCCGGCGGCCTGGTCATCCCGGCGCATCCACACGCCACGTGCGTCGGCTGCAACTGGAAGTTCGGGCTGAACGAGGCGGATGCGGTGGAGGTGTGGAACGGCCCGTACGGCCCCGACGACGAGATCACCCTCGCGGAATGGGACAACACCCTGGTCGCCCATGTCCGGGGCGGCCGCGGCCCGTGGTTGCCGGCCGTCGGGCACAGCGACGCCCACCGCGATCCGGACGTGGTCGGGCTCCCGCAGACCGTGGTCCTGGCCGACGACCTCTCGCGCCCCGCCCTACAGGACGGCATCCGGGCGGGCCGGGTCTGGATCGCCGAATCCTCCGCGGTCGACCTGTCGTTCGCCGTCACCGGCGAGCGCGGCGAGCACGCCGGGATCGGCCAACGCCTGGAACTGCCGGGCGGGGCCCGGGTCACCGCCCGTCTGACGGTCTCCGGCGCACCGGGCTGCGCGGTCTCCTTCGTCACCGACCAGGGCGTCCGGCACACCGCCCCGCTGCCCCCGTCCGGAGCCGGCACGGTCACCTGGTCCACCACCCCCGACAACGCCGCCTACATACGCACCGAGCTCCGCCACCCCTCCACCACGACGGCCCTCCCGGGCCCCATGGCCGCCCTGACGAACCCGATCTTCCTGGGCGACTGGTGA
- a CDS encoding TIGR03619 family F420-dependent LLM class oxidoreductase codes for MRIATTIFLTDETIQPVRLAQELEQRGFDGLYLPEHTHIPASRDTPAPMGEPLPREYGRTLDAFLALGQAAAVTERLRLGTGITLVAQHDPIDLAKQIATLDHLSNGRFTLGVGYGWNVEEAADHGVRWATRRALVRDRLALMRALWADEPTGYEGRFGSVRASLAHPKPAGGAPRVLLGGAAGPKLFAGIAADADGWLPIGGRGLAQALPALRRAWADAGRAGQPDVVPYAVRPTPGKLAHYRELGVAEVVLQLPPAGEAEVLRTLDDYAQYL; via the coding sequence ATGCGGATCGCGACCACGATCTTCCTGACCGACGAGACGATCCAGCCGGTCCGGCTGGCACAGGAGTTGGAACAGCGCGGCTTCGACGGGCTGTATCTGCCCGAGCACACCCACATCCCGGCCTCCCGGGACACCCCGGCCCCCATGGGCGAGCCGCTGCCCCGCGAGTACGGCCGCACCCTGGACGCGTTCCTCGCCCTCGGCCAGGCCGCCGCGGTCACCGAGCGGCTCCGCCTGGGCACCGGCATCACCCTCGTCGCCCAGCACGACCCGATCGACCTCGCCAAGCAGATCGCGACCCTGGACCACCTCTCCAACGGGCGGTTCACCCTCGGCGTCGGCTACGGCTGGAACGTGGAGGAGGCGGCCGACCACGGTGTGCGGTGGGCGACCCGGCGCGCCCTGGTACGCGACCGGCTGGCGCTGATGCGCGCCCTGTGGGCCGACGAACCCACCGGCTACGAGGGCCGGTTCGGCTCCGTCCGCGCCTCCCTCGCCCACCCCAAGCCGGCCGGCGGCGCGCCGCGCGTCCTGCTGGGCGGCGCGGCCGGCCCCAAGCTGTTCGCGGGGATCGCGGCCGACGCGGACGGCTGGCTGCCGATCGGCGGCCGCGGCCTCGCCCAGGCCCTCCCGGCGCTGCGGCGGGCCTGGGCGGACGCCGGCCGCGCGGGCCAGCCGGACGTGGTGCCGTACGCGGTGCGGCCCACCCCGGGGAAGTTGGCGCACTACCGGGAGCTGGGGGTGGCGGAGGTGGTCCTCCAACTGCCGCCGGCCGGCGAGGCGGAGGTCCTGCGGACCCTGGACGACTACGCGCAGTACTTGTGA
- a CDS encoding VOC family protein, with protein sequence MPRLDHTIVHSTDRFASARFLAELLDAPEPKAYGPFAALKMDNGVTLDYAEHVAGGREFVATHYAFLVTEEEFDGILGRIQKRDLPYWADPMHAKPQEINHHDGGRGLYLNDPDGHNMEFLTRTYSEQLLNSI encoded by the coding sequence ATGCCCCGCCTCGACCACACGATCGTGCACAGCACGGACCGGTTCGCCTCGGCCCGCTTCCTCGCCGAGTTGCTGGACGCCCCCGAACCCAAGGCGTACGGGCCGTTCGCGGCGCTCAAGATGGACAACGGGGTGACCCTCGATTACGCCGAGCACGTCGCCGGCGGCCGGGAGTTCGTCGCCACGCACTACGCATTCCTGGTGACGGAGGAGGAGTTCGACGGGATCCTGGGGCGCATACAGAAGCGCGACCTGCCCTACTGGGCGGACCCGATGCACGCCAAGCCCCAGGAGATCAACCACCACGACGGCGGCCGGGGCCTGTACCTGAACGACCCCGACGGCCACAACATGGAGTTCCTGACCCGGACCTACTCCGAGCAACTGCTGAACTCCATCTGA
- a CDS encoding bifunctional FO biosynthesis protein CofGH has product MTSSAQGSDQGLRQGSEQGSDQAADGAVKGGAAPRPTANAMRRALKRARDGVALDVAEAAVLLQARGADLEDLCASAARVRDAGLEAAGRPGVITYSKSVFIPLTRLCRDKCHYCTFATVPGKLRRAGEGMFMSPDEVLAIARRGAELGCKEALITLGDKPEDRWPEAREWLDAHGYDDTIAYVRAISIRILEETGLLPHLNPGVMSWTDFQRLKPVSPSMGLMLETTAQRLWSEPGMPHHGSPDKEPAVRLRHLEDAGRSSVPLTSGLLIGIGETAEERAESLFALRRVARAYHGIQELIIQNFRAKSDTAMRRMPDATLDDLVATVAVARHIMGPSGCLQAPPNLVDDEYGRLIGAGIDDWGGVSPLTVDHVNPERPWPQIDELAERSAAAGFELRERLAVYPEFVQRGEPWLDPRLRPHVAALADPETGLAREDAVVEGHPWQEPDEGFVPSGRTDLHRTIDTEGRTTDRRDDFDEVYGDWEALREAAAPGMVPSRIDADVRGALSQAADDPTKLTDAEALALLHADGPALDALCRIADDLRRATVGDTVTYIVTRNINFTNVCYTGCRFCAFAQRRTDADAYTLSLSQVADRAQQAWDVGAVEVCMQGGIHPDLPGTAYFDIARAVKERVPGMHVHAFSPMEVVNGATRTGLSIREWLSEAKAAGLDSIPGTAAEILDDEVRWVLTKGKLPTATWVEVIKTAHELGIGSSSTMMYGHVDQPRHWLGHLRLLAEIQQETGGFTEFVTLPFIHTNAPVYLAGIARPGPTTRDNRAVTAMARILLHPHITNIQTSWVKLGAEGAAEMLRSGANDLGGTLMEETISRMAGSSYGSYRSLQDLVAIAELAGRPARPRTTSYGQVPAERQAAALASDGHLPELLPVVE; this is encoded by the coding sequence ATGACTTCCAGCGCGCAGGGATCTGACCAGGGCCTTCGCCAGGGATCTGAGCAGGGCTCGGACCAGGCAGCGGACGGGGCCGTCAAGGGCGGGGCGGCCCCGCGGCCGACGGCCAACGCGATGCGCCGGGCGCTCAAGCGGGCCCGGGACGGCGTGGCGTTGGACGTCGCGGAGGCCGCGGTGCTCCTCCAGGCCCGCGGTGCGGACCTGGAGGACCTGTGCGCCTCGGCGGCCCGGGTGCGCGACGCCGGCCTGGAGGCCGCCGGCCGCCCCGGTGTCATCACGTATTCCAAGAGCGTCTTCATCCCCCTGACGCGCCTGTGCCGCGACAAGTGCCACTACTGCACCTTCGCCACCGTCCCCGGCAAGCTGCGCCGGGCCGGCGAGGGGATGTTCATGTCGCCGGACGAGGTCCTGGCCATCGCCCGCCGCGGCGCCGAACTGGGCTGCAAGGAAGCCCTGATCACGCTCGGCGACAAGCCCGAGGACCGCTGGCCCGAGGCCCGCGAGTGGCTCGACGCGCACGGCTACGACGACACCATCGCCTACGTCCGCGCCATCTCCATCCGCATCCTGGAAGAGACCGGCCTGCTGCCGCACCTCAACCCCGGCGTCATGTCGTGGACGGACTTCCAGCGCCTCAAGCCCGTCTCGCCGTCCATGGGGCTGATGTTGGAGACCACCGCCCAGCGGCTGTGGAGCGAGCCGGGCATGCCGCACCACGGCTCGCCCGACAAGGAACCGGCCGTCCGCCTGCGGCACTTGGAGGACGCCGGCCGCAGCTCCGTCCCGCTCACCAGCGGGTTGCTGATCGGCATCGGCGAGACGGCGGAGGAGCGCGCCGAGTCGCTGTTCGCGCTGCGCCGGGTCGCCCGTGCCTACCACGGCATCCAGGAACTGATCATCCAGAACTTCCGCGCCAAGTCGGACACCGCCATGCGCCGCATGCCGGACGCCACCCTGGACGACCTGGTCGCCACCGTGGCTGTCGCCCGGCACATCATGGGCCCCTCCGGCTGCCTCCAGGCGCCGCCCAATCTGGTGGACGACGAGTACGGCCGCCTCATCGGCGCCGGCATCGACGACTGGGGCGGCGTCTCCCCGCTCACCGTGGACCACGTCAACCCCGAGCGCCCCTGGCCCCAGATCGACGAGCTGGCCGAGCGCTCCGCCGCCGCCGGCTTCGAGCTGCGCGAACGGCTCGCCGTCTACCCGGAGTTCGTCCAGCGCGGCGAGCCCTGGCTGGACCCCCGGCTGCGGCCGCACGTCGCCGCCCTCGCCGATCCGGAGACCGGGCTGGCCCGGGAGGACGCCGTGGTCGAGGGCCACCCCTGGCAGGAGCCCGACGAGGGGTTCGTCCCCTCCGGCCGCACGGACCTGCACCGCACCATCGACACCGAGGGCCGCACCACGGACCGCCGGGACGACTTCGACGAGGTCTACGGCGACTGGGAGGCGCTGCGCGAGGCCGCCGCGCCCGGCATGGTGCCCTCCCGCATCGACGCCGACGTCCGGGGGGCCCTCTCCCAGGCCGCCGACGACCCGACGAAGCTCACCGACGCCGAGGCGCTCGCCCTGTTGCACGCCGACGGCCCGGCCCTGGACGCGCTCTGCCGGATCGCCGACGACCTGCGTCGCGCCACCGTGGGCGACACCGTCACCTACATCGTCACCAGGAACATCAACTTCACCAACGTCTGCTACACCGGCTGCCGGTTCTGCGCCTTCGCCCAGCGCCGCACCGACGCCGACGCCTACACGCTCTCCCTCTCCCAGGTCGCCGACCGCGCCCAACAGGCGTGGGACGTGGGCGCGGTGGAGGTCTGCATGCAGGGCGGCATCCACCCCGACCTGCCCGGCACCGCATACTTCGACATCGCCCGCGCCGTCAAGGAACGGGTCCCGGGCATGCATGTGCACGCCTTCTCGCCGATGGAGGTGGTCAACGGGGCGACCCGCACCGGCCTGTCCATCCGGGAGTGGCTGAGCGAGGCCAAGGCCGCCGGCCTGGACTCCATCCCCGGCACCGCCGCCGAGATCCTCGACGACGAGGTCCGCTGGGTCCTCACCAAGGGCAAACTCCCCACCGCCACCTGGGTCGAGGTCATCAAGACCGCCCACGAGCTGGGCATCGGCTCCTCGTCGACGATGATGTACGGGCACGTCGACCAGCCCCGGCACTGGCTCGGCCACCTCCGGCTGCTGGCCGAGATCCAGCAAGAGACCGGCGGCTTCACGGAGTTCGTCACGCTGCCGTTCATCCACACCAACGCCCCCGTCTATCTGGCCGGCATCGCCCGCCCCGGCCCCACCACCCGCGACAACCGCGCGGTGACGGCGATGGCCCGCATCCTGCTCCACCCGCACATCACCAACATCCAGACGAGCTGGGTGAAGCTGGGCGCCGAGGGCGCCGCGGAGATGCTCCGCTCCGGTGCCAACGACCTCGGCGGCACGCTGATGGAGGAGACCATCTCCCGTATGGCCGGGTCGAGTTACGGCTCCTACCGCTCCCTCCAGGACCTGGTCGCCATCGCCGAGCTCGCCGGCCGCCCGGCCCGCCCCCGGACGACCTCCTACGGCCAGGTCCCCGCGGAGCGCCAGGCCGCCGCGCTGGCGTCGGACGGCCATCTGCCGGAGCTGCTGCCGGTGGTGGAGTAG
- a CDS encoding D-2-hydroxyacid dehydrogenase family protein, protein MTPPTSAALPRCAVLDDYQGVALTMADWSPLAGAVDVRVLREPLRTADEVVAAVGDCEIVVAMRERTPFPAPLLARLPRLRLLVTSGMRNAAIDLAAAARQGVTVCGTASNGEPPVELTWALILGLARNVVAESTAMAAGGPWQSTVGADLHGRTLGLLGVGRIGGLVARVGLAFGMDVVGWSRSLTPQRAAELGIRAAASKEEVLEGGDFVSVHLGLNDATRGLLGAAELRRMRPTAYLVNTARAAIVDQDALLTAVRERWIAGAGLDVYAQEPLPADAALRTLPNVLALPHLGYVTRRNYEGYFHQAVENIAAHLAGEPVRRLA, encoded by the coding sequence ATGACCCCGCCCACCTCCGCCGCCCTGCCGCGCTGCGCAGTGCTGGACGACTACCAGGGCGTCGCCCTGACCATGGCCGACTGGTCGCCGCTGGCCGGCGCCGTGGACGTTCGCGTGCTGCGGGAGCCGCTGCGCACGGCGGACGAGGTGGTGGCGGCGGTCGGCGACTGCGAGATCGTGGTCGCGATGCGCGAGCGGACGCCGTTCCCGGCCCCGCTGCTGGCCCGGTTGCCGCGGCTGCGGCTGCTGGTCACCTCCGGGATGCGCAACGCCGCCATCGACCTGGCGGCGGCCGCCCGGCAGGGCGTCACGGTCTGCGGCACCGCCAGCAACGGCGAACCGCCCGTCGAGCTGACCTGGGCGCTCATCCTGGGCCTGGCCCGCAACGTGGTCGCCGAGAGCACCGCGATGGCGGCCGGCGGCCCCTGGCAGAGCACGGTCGGCGCCGATCTGCACGGCCGGACGTTGGGACTGCTCGGCGTGGGCCGGATCGGCGGCCTGGTGGCCCGGGTCGGGCTGGCCTTCGGGATGGACGTGGTGGGCTGGAGCCGGAGCCTGACCCCGCAGCGGGCCGCGGAGTTGGGCATCCGGGCCGCCGCCAGCAAGGAAGAGGTCCTGGAGGGCGGCGACTTCGTCTCGGTGCACCTCGGCCTCAACGACGCCACCCGGGGACTGCTCGGCGCGGCCGAACTCCGCCGGATGCGCCCCACGGCCTATCTCGTCAACACCGCCCGCGCCGCGATCGTCGACCAGGACGCCCTGCTCACGGCGGTGCGCGAGCGCTGGATCGCCGGCGCCGGACTGGACGTCTACGCGCAGGAGCCGCTGCCCGCCGACGCCGCGCTGCGCACCCTGCCGAACGTGCTGGCCCTCCCCCACCTCGGCTATGTCACCCGCCGCAACTACGAGGGGTACTTCCACCAGGCCGTGGAGAACATCGCGGCCCATCTGGCGGGGGAGCCGGTCCGCCGGTTGGCATGA
- a CDS encoding ADP-ribosylglycohydrolase family protein — MSAAGGGTAIWGRAEQQDFRSRVRGCLLGGAIGDALGAGIEFDSLDAIREAHGQEGVTDLVPAFGRRGAVTDDTQLTLFTVDGLIRAQVRRDTGAWHPPTDVHRAYLRWAATQRDWGPDERRDDDGWLAREEWLYARRAPGRACLSGLGDEVMGTLEAPKNPDSKGCGAVMRSAPFGLLVGWEPQLVFQLAVECAAQTHGHPTGYLAAGAFAVISHGLARGDDLDGAVQKALAHLATRPDHEETTDALKGALGAVRQGMPTAARVASLGEGWTAEEALAIGVYCALVAEDVRHGLLLAVNHGGDSDSTGAICGNLLGILHGETALPANWLVELEGRATILQLADDFAMEMTQGPTLHGPAGSAPGWLTRYPRA; from the coding sequence ATGAGCGCGGCAGGGGGCGGCACCGCGATCTGGGGCCGCGCCGAGCAGCAGGACTTCCGCAGCCGGGTGCGCGGCTGCCTGCTGGGCGGTGCCATCGGGGACGCGCTCGGCGCCGGCATCGAGTTCGACTCCCTGGACGCGATCCGCGAGGCGCACGGCCAGGAGGGCGTGACCGACCTGGTGCCCGCCTTCGGGCGGCGCGGCGCGGTCACCGACGACACCCAGCTGACCCTCTTCACCGTCGACGGCCTGATCCGCGCCCAGGTCCGCCGGGACACCGGCGCCTGGCACCCGCCCACCGACGTGCACCGCGCCTATCTGCGCTGGGCCGCCACCCAGCGCGACTGGGGCCCCGACGAGCGCCGGGACGACGACGGCTGGCTGGCCCGCGAGGAGTGGCTCTACGCCCGCCGGGCCCCCGGCCGCGCCTGCCTCAGCGGCCTCGGCGACGAGGTGATGGGCACCCTGGAGGCGCCCAAGAACCCGGACTCCAAGGGCTGCGGCGCGGTGATGCGCTCCGCGCCGTTCGGCCTGCTCGTCGGCTGGGAACCGCAACTGGTCTTCCAACTCGCCGTCGAATGCGCCGCGCAGACCCACGGCCACCCCACCGGCTACCTCGCCGCCGGCGCGTTCGCCGTGATCAGCCACGGCCTGGCCCGCGGCGACGACCTCGACGGCGCCGTCCAGAAGGCCCTGGCGCACCTCGCCACCCGCCCCGACCACGAGGAGACCACCGACGCCCTCAAGGGCGCGCTGGGCGCCGTCCGGCAGGGCATGCCGACGGCCGCCCGGGTCGCGTCGCTGGGCGAGGGCTGGACCGCCGAGGAGGCGCTGGCCATCGGCGTGTACTGCGCCCTGGTCGCCGAGGACGTCCGGCACGGCCTGCTGCTCGCCGTCAACCACGGTGGCGACAGCGACTCCACCGGCGCCATCTGCGGCAACCTCCTGGGCATCCTGCACGGCGAGACGGCGCTGCCCGCCAACTGGCTGGTCGAGCTGGAGGGTCGGGCCACCATCCTCCAACTCGCCGACGACTTCGCCATGGAGATGACCCAGGGCCCCACCCTCCACGGCCCCGCCGGCTCCGCCCCCGGCTGGCTGACCCGCTACCCCCGCGCCTAA